The following are encoded together in the Leptolyngbya sp. 'hensonii' genome:
- a CDS encoding putative toxin-antitoxin system toxin component, PIN family, whose protein sequence is MKYTAVFDTNILLSALLSQNGNPFRCLALAKIGQVESITCEEILNEFTEKLLIKFKFSEEATQSVVEEVRRLSCLVSISKTLKVVPDDADDDMVIECAVNDNATHIVTGDKHLLSLTNYQNIAIVKASEFIALHREPSS, encoded by the coding sequence GTGAAGTACACGGCTGTTTTTGATACCAACATCTTGCTTTCTGCTTTACTCTCACAAAATGGTAATCCATTCCGATGTTTAGCCTTAGCAAAGATTGGTCAGGTAGAATCAATAACCTGTGAAGAAATTCTAAATGAGTTTACCGAAAAACTACTGATTAAATTTAAGTTTTCTGAGGAAGCAACACAATCTGTTGTTGAGGAAGTTCGAAGACTTTCTTGTCTAGTAAGTATTTCTAAAACTCTCAAAGTTGTCCCTGATGATGCTGATGATGACATGGTGATTGAATGTGCAGTAAATGACAATGCAACTCACATTGTTACTGGAGATAAACACCTTTTATCCTTAACGAATTATCAAAATATTGCGATCGTAAAAGCTTCTGAATTTATTGCATTGCATAGGGAACCCTCATCATGA
- the gltB gene encoding glutamate synthase large subunit, with amino-acid sequence MQSNQLPPNQGLYDPQFEHDACGVGFIVHMKGKPSHAIVEQALTILLNLDHRGACGCEANTGDGAGILLQIPHKFLQKVAATEHIILPEAGQYGVGMIYASPDRAAREQGRRIFEAIVAEEGQQVMGWRDVPTNNEPLGNTAKSSEPLMQQVFIQRNPLLVDDLAFERKLYVIRKLTHNAIRVPGIDPCWYPASLSCRTIVYKGMLMPVQVGQYYPDLQDPDLESALALVHSRFSTNTFPSWERSHPYRYIAHNGEINTLRGNINWMHARQSLFESELFGDDIKKVKPVINVDGSDSTIFDNALELLTLAGRSLPHAVMMMIPEPWTAHESMSDEKKAFYEYHSCLMEPWDGPASIAFTDGTMMGAVLDRNGLRPSRYYVTKDDLVIMASEAGVLPIEPERVALKGRLQPGRMFLVNMEEGRIIADEEIKRSIVTAHPYRDWVNQHLVDLAQLPDAPPAALTSDQIPAIQRQLAFGYTFEQLRLLMVPMARDGVEAVGSMGADTPLAVLSDRPKLLYDYFQQLFAQVTNPPIDSIREEIITSAETTIGAERNLLKPEPESCHLIKLKTPILSNEELAKLKHLTTGDFKSITLPILFDPKAGVQGLEAAMADLCSKADAAIAAGVSILILSDRGVDAAQAPIPALLAVAGLHHHLIREGSRTRVGLVLESGEPREVHHYATLIGYGCGAINPYLAFETIEDMIQQGLLVNVEYKTACKNYIKAATKGVIKVASKIGISTLQSYRGAQIFEAIGLNRAVIDRYFSWTASRIEGAGLDIIAQEAILRHSHAFPDREVNGHTLDVGGEYQWRKDGEAHLFSPETIHTLQQAVRTGRYDLFQNYAALVNQQNQKFFTLRGLLEFKPREPVPLEEVEPIEAITKRFKTGAMSYGSISKEAHEALAIAMNRIGGKSNTGEGGEDPERYTWTNEAGDSKNSAIKQVASGRFGVTSLYLSKAKEIQIKMAQGAKPGEGGQLPGGKVYPWIAKVRHSTPGVGLISPPPHHDIYSIEDLAELIHDLKNANRDARINVKLVSEVGVGTIAAGVSKAHADVVLISGYDGGTGASPQTSIKHAGLPWELGLAETHQTLVLNNLRSRIVVETDGQLKTGRDVVIAALLGAEEFGFSTAPLVTLGCIMMRVCHLNTCPAGIATQNPKLRESFVGDPQHAVNFMQFVAQEVRELMAQLGFRSLNEMIGRTDVLEPKQAVEHWKARGIDLSKILYQPEVGPEVGRYCQMPQDHGLEKSLDMTVLLDLCQPAIEKGEKVTATLPIKNTNRVVGTILGNEITKRHWHGLPEDTVHLHFQGSAGQSFGAFVPKGVTLELEGDANDYVGKGLSGGKIIVYPPAASTFVAEENIIIGNVAFYGATAGEAYISGVAGERFCVRNSGVNTVVEAVGDHGCEYMTGGKVVILGPTGRNFAAGMSGGIAYVLDEAGDFATRCNTQMVGLERLEEPEEIAEVRQLIQRHVDYTQSKKGTIVLTNWEAMVPKFVKVMPRDYKRVLQALKNALAAGLSGDDALAAAFEENTRDVARIGGG; translated from the coding sequence ATGCAAAGCAACCAACTGCCACCTAACCAGGGACTATACGATCCACAGTTTGAGCACGATGCCTGTGGCGTCGGGTTTATCGTTCACATGAAGGGAAAGCCCTCCCATGCGATCGTGGAACAGGCGCTGACCATCCTCCTCAACCTTGATCACCGGGGAGCCTGTGGTTGTGAAGCCAACACTGGCGATGGCGCTGGGATTTTGCTGCAAATCCCCCACAAGTTCCTGCAGAAGGTGGCAGCGACAGAGCACATCATCCTGCCGGAGGCGGGTCAGTATGGGGTGGGGATGATCTACGCCTCTCCTGATCGGGCTGCTCGGGAGCAGGGACGGCGAATTTTCGAGGCGATCGTGGCTGAGGAAGGACAGCAGGTCATGGGTTGGCGGGATGTGCCCACCAATAATGAACCCCTGGGAAACACGGCCAAATCCAGTGAGCCGTTGATGCAACAGGTGTTTATCCAACGCAATCCCTTGCTGGTGGATGACCTGGCTTTCGAACGCAAGCTCTACGTGATCCGCAAGCTGACCCACAATGCCATCCGGGTGCCGGGGATCGATCCCTGCTGGTATCCCGCCAGCCTCTCCTGCCGGACGATCGTCTACAAGGGCATGCTGATGCCGGTGCAGGTGGGGCAGTACTATCCCGACCTTCAGGATCCGGATCTGGAAAGTGCCCTGGCCCTGGTTCACTCCCGCTTCAGTACCAATACCTTCCCCAGTTGGGAGCGATCGCACCCCTACCGCTACATCGCCCATAACGGGGAGATCAACACCCTGCGGGGCAACATCAACTGGATGCATGCCCGTCAGTCTCTGTTTGAGTCGGAGCTATTTGGGGATGACATCAAGAAAGTAAAGCCGGTCATTAACGTAGACGGCAGCGACTCCACCATTTTCGACAATGCCCTGGAGCTGTTGACCCTGGCGGGTCGGTCCCTGCCCCACGCTGTGATGATGATGATCCCCGAACCCTGGACGGCCCATGAGTCCATGAGTGACGAGAAGAAAGCCTTCTATGAGTACCATTCCTGTCTGATGGAGCCCTGGGATGGTCCGGCGTCGATCGCCTTCACCGATGGCACCATGATGGGAGCAGTGCTCGATCGCAACGGCCTGCGCCCCTCCCGCTACTACGTCACCAAGGATGACCTGGTGATCATGGCCTCAGAAGCCGGAGTGTTGCCGATTGAGCCCGAACGGGTAGCCCTGAAGGGACGGTTGCAGCCAGGTCGGATGTTCCTGGTGAATATGGAAGAGGGGCGCATCATTGCTGACGAGGAAATCAAGCGCAGCATTGTCACGGCCCATCCCTACCGGGATTGGGTGAACCAGCACCTGGTGGATCTGGCCCAGTTGCCCGATGCCCCCCCAGCAGCCCTCACCAGCGATCAGATTCCCGCCATTCAGCGGCAACTGGCCTTTGGCTATACCTTTGAGCAACTGCGGCTGTTGATGGTGCCCATGGCGCGGGATGGGGTGGAGGCGGTGGGGTCCATGGGAGCCGATACGCCCTTGGCTGTGCTGTCCGATCGGCCCAAGCTGTTATATGACTACTTCCAGCAATTGTTTGCCCAGGTGACCAATCCCCCGATCGACTCGATTCGAGAAGAAATCATCACCTCTGCTGAGACGACGATCGGGGCGGAGCGCAATTTGCTCAAACCGGAGCCGGAAAGCTGCCATCTGATCAAACTGAAAACCCCGATTCTGAGCAATGAAGAACTGGCCAAACTGAAGCATCTTACAACTGGGGATTTCAAATCCATCACCCTGCCGATTCTGTTTGATCCGAAAGCGGGGGTGCAGGGTTTGGAAGCGGCCATGGCCGATCTTTGTAGCAAGGCAGACGCTGCGATCGCCGCTGGGGTCAGCATCCTCATCCTCAGCGATCGGGGGGTGGATGCAGCCCAGGCTCCCATTCCAGCTCTGCTGGCGGTGGCCGGTCTGCACCACCACCTGATTCGGGAGGGCAGTCGGACTCGAGTGGGGTTGGTGCTGGAGTCAGGGGAACCCCGTGAGGTGCACCACTACGCCACCCTGATCGGCTATGGCTGCGGAGCCATCAATCCCTATCTGGCTTTTGAGACGATCGAGGACATGATCCAGCAGGGTTTACTGGTCAATGTCGAGTACAAAACCGCCTGCAAAAACTACATCAAAGCCGCCACCAAGGGGGTGATTAAGGTGGCCTCCAAGATTGGCATCTCGACCCTGCAGAGCTATCGAGGGGCTCAGATCTTTGAGGCGATCGGGCTGAATCGCGCTGTCATCGATCGCTACTTTAGCTGGACCGCATCCCGGATCGAAGGAGCGGGCCTGGACATCATCGCCCAGGAAGCCATCCTGCGGCACAGCCATGCCTTCCCCGATCGGGAGGTGAACGGCCATACCCTGGATGTGGGTGGGGAGTACCAGTGGCGCAAGGATGGGGAAGCCCATCTGTTCAGCCCGGAAACTATTCACACTCTGCAGCAGGCAGTCCGCACGGGTCGCTATGACCTGTTCCAGAACTATGCAGCTCTGGTGAATCAGCAGAACCAGAAGTTCTTTACCCTGCGGGGGCTGCTGGAGTTTAAGCCCAGGGAGCCGGTGCCCCTGGAAGAAGTGGAGCCGATCGAGGCGATCACGAAGCGCTTCAAGACAGGAGCCATGAGCTATGGCTCGATCTCGAAGGAGGCCCACGAAGCCCTGGCGATCGCCATGAATCGGATTGGGGGCAAATCCAATACCGGCGAGGGGGGAGAGGACCCGGAACGGTACACCTGGACGAATGAAGCTGGGGATTCCAAGAACAGTGCGATTAAGCAGGTGGCGTCAGGTCGGTTTGGGGTCACAAGTCTGTATCTCTCCAAGGCTAAAGAAATCCAGATCAAGATGGCCCAGGGGGCCAAGCCTGGAGAAGGGGGCCAGCTTCCTGGTGGGAAGGTCTATCCCTGGATTGCCAAGGTGCGCCATTCTACTCCTGGTGTGGGGCTGATTTCGCCGCCGCCCCACCACGACATCTACTCGATCGAAGACCTGGCAGAATTAATCCATGACTTGAAGAACGCCAATCGGGATGCCCGCATCAATGTCAAGCTAGTGTCCGAGGTGGGGGTGGGCACGATCGCCGCTGGGGTCTCCAAGGCCCATGCCGATGTGGTGCTAATCTCCGGCTATGACGGGGGCACGGGAGCCTCACCCCAGACCTCGATCAAGCATGCGGGTCTGCCCTGGGAACTGGGGCTGGCCGAAACCCATCAGACCCTGGTGCTGAACAACCTGCGATCGCGGATCGTGGTGGAAACGGATGGTCAGTTGAAAACAGGGCGAGATGTGGTGATTGCGGCCCTGCTGGGAGCCGAAGAGTTTGGCTTCTCCACAGCTCCCCTGGTGACCCTGGGCTGCATCATGATGCGGGTTTGCCACCTGAATACCTGTCCGGCAGGGATTGCCACCCAGAATCCCAAACTGCGGGAGAGTTTCGTCGGCGACCCCCAACATGCGGTTAACTTCATGCAGTTCGTGGCCCAGGAAGTGCGGGAACTGATGGCTCAGTTGGGTTTCCGATCGCTGAATGAGATGATCGGTCGCACGGATGTGCTGGAACCGAAGCAGGCGGTAGAGCACTGGAAAGCCAGAGGGATTGACCTGTCGAAGATTCTCTATCAGCCGGAAGTGGGGCCGGAAGTGGGGCGTTATTGCCAGATGCCCCAGGACCATGGTCTGGAGAAGTCCCTGGATATGACGGTGCTGCTGGATTTGTGCCAACCGGCGATCGAGAAAGGAGAAAAAGTCACTGCTACCTTACCGATCAAGAATACCAATCGGGTTGTGGGGACGATTTTGGGGAACGAAATCACCAAACGGCACTGGCATGGGCTACCAGAAGATACGGTACATTTGCATTTCCAGGGCAGTGCGGGCCAGAGCTTTGGGGCGTTCGTACCCAAGGGCGTCACCCTGGAACTGGAAGGGGATGCCAACGACTACGTGGGTAAGGGGTTGAGTGGAGGCAAGATCATTGTCTATCCTCCGGCAGCTTCAACCTTTGTGGCTGAGGAAAATATCATCATTGGCAATGTGGCCTTCTATGGGGCCACGGCTGGGGAAGCCTATATCTCTGGGGTAGCTGGGGAGCGATTCTGCGTCCGCAACTCTGGGGTGAATACGGTAGTCGAAGCTGTCGGAGATCATGGCTGTGAATATATGACCGGCGGCAAGGTGGTCATCCTGGGTCCCACAGGGCGCAACTTTGCGGCTGGGATGAGCGGGGGCATCGCTTACGTTCTGGATGAAGCGGGGGATTTTGCCACCCGTTGCAACACCCAGATGGTGGGTCTGGAGCGGCTGGAAGAGCCGGAGGAAATTGCCGAGGTGCGCCAGTTGATCCAGCGTCATGTGGACTATACCCAGAGTAAGAAGGGGACGATCGTCCTGACAAACTGGGAGGCAATGGTGCCGAAGTTTGTCAAGGTGATGCCCAGGGACTACAAGCGGGTGCTACAGGCGTTGAAGAATGCCCTGGCTGCTGGCCTCAGTGGGGATGATGCCCTGGCTGCTGCCTTTGAGGAAAATACCCGCGATGTGGCCCGCATTGGGGGCGGTTGA
- the topA gene encoding type I DNA topoisomerase, whose translation MANLLLIESPGKSRKLSQILGQGWIVKASLGHIRELANDGEDALGFDLNENQVECRYEPRGARAKQVLAELRQVVKQADRVYIATDPDREGETIGWHLQQELRLKNPQRVVYSEITPAAVQRAIAHPRPLDQALIGAGRARDCLDKLVGYRGSKHLVWKLNNGAKSMGRVQSATLHLLCQREREIQTFKPQDYWMVWVEYREGFKALYRKSLTPRKQAPTVPSEDAAESQDGAEGDRVTTQAEADRLVAIARSQPHQIVKVDRKTTPQSPPPPFITSTLQQAAGAKLHFSPDQTMKIAQSLYEAGHITYMRTDSVMLSEQFCIAVRQYLEQEDPTNVPARTTRHRSKQQAQEAHEAIRPTEVNQTPQLLQARVSADAARLYELIWHRAVASQCAPVQIAKTRIVTQSGEAFWEARGQVVTFPGYTRYWNNLSADVQLPNLNQGQAVTLIQAGAEAKQTQPPPRYTEPKLVQLMERQGIGRPSTYAPTIKTLKERDYVQGVKGKLQPTPLGLELDAFLQKVLPDLIQPEFTAQMESSLDAIAAGKEDWQTYLTQWNRNYFAPALAQAIQKISSSVGRPPTPPASPQSAKTTQKPCPKCGQSLVKVPSKSTKIRGNHFLACDRKQGGCGAALFWNPKLKQYELPYSQRTPDPEALTDFPCPGCRALLERYAYTKEGKTKVMLRCAIPEHRQGKCKDVAFFEGRDGFWSPKFGILKTPALTVVD comes from the coding sequence ATGGCTAACCTGTTGCTAATCGAGAGTCCAGGTAAATCCAGGAAGCTGAGTCAGATCCTGGGCCAGGGCTGGATTGTTAAAGCCAGCTTGGGCCACATTCGGGAACTGGCCAACGATGGGGAAGATGCCCTTGGCTTTGACCTGAACGAAAATCAGGTCGAATGCCGCTATGAACCCAGAGGAGCCAGAGCTAAACAGGTGTTGGCAGAACTGCGCCAGGTGGTCAAGCAGGCCGATCGGGTCTATATCGCCACTGACCCCGATCGGGAAGGGGAAACGATCGGGTGGCATCTCCAGCAAGAATTGCGCCTGAAAAATCCCCAGCGGGTCGTTTACAGTGAAATCACACCTGCCGCTGTGCAACGGGCGATCGCCCATCCCCGTCCCCTGGACCAGGCTCTCATCGGGGCTGGACGCGCCCGCGATTGCCTGGATAAGCTGGTGGGGTATCGGGGCAGCAAGCACCTGGTTTGGAAGCTCAACAATGGAGCAAAGTCCATGGGCCGGGTCCAAAGCGCTACCCTGCACCTGCTGTGTCAGCGAGAACGGGAGATTCAGACGTTCAAGCCCCAGGATTACTGGATGGTGTGGGTGGAGTACCGGGAAGGGTTCAAAGCCCTTTACCGTAAGAGTTTGACGCCCCGCAAGCAGGCTCCGACAGTGCCGAGCGAGGATGCTGCTGAGAGCCAGGATGGGGCAGAAGGGGATCGGGTCACCACTCAGGCAGAAGCCGATCGTCTGGTCGCGATCGCCCGCTCCCAGCCGCACCAGATTGTGAAGGTCGATCGTAAAACCACGCCCCAATCTCCTCCACCGCCGTTCATTACCTCCACCCTGCAGCAGGCAGCCGGGGCCAAACTGCACTTCAGTCCCGACCAGACGATGAAAATTGCCCAGTCTCTCTATGAAGCTGGGCACATTACCTACATGCGCACCGATTCGGTGATGCTCTCGGAGCAGTTCTGTATTGCGGTTCGGCAATACCTGGAACAAGAGGACCCCACCAATGTACCTGCCAGAACGACCCGTCACCGTTCCAAACAGCAGGCTCAGGAGGCCCACGAAGCTATTCGACCCACAGAGGTGAATCAAACTCCACAACTGCTGCAGGCCAGGGTATCCGCCGATGCCGCCCGCCTTTATGAGCTGATCTGGCATCGGGCTGTAGCCTCCCAATGTGCCCCGGTTCAGATCGCCAAAACTCGTATTGTCACCCAATCTGGCGAGGCTTTCTGGGAAGCTCGGGGCCAGGTGGTGACCTTTCCCGGCTACACCCGCTACTGGAATAATCTGAGTGCCGATGTGCAGTTGCCTAACCTGAATCAGGGGCAGGCTGTGACCCTGATTCAGGCCGGGGCAGAAGCCAAACAGACCCAACCCCCACCTCGCTACACCGAGCCCAAGCTGGTGCAACTGATGGAGCGTCAGGGTATTGGTCGGCCTTCCACCTATGCTCCTACGATTAAAACCCTGAAAGAACGAGATTATGTGCAAGGCGTGAAGGGCAAACTTCAGCCCACCCCTCTGGGTTTGGAACTGGATGCATTTCTACAGAAGGTTTTGCCCGATCTGATTCAACCGGAGTTCACGGCTCAGATGGAATCGTCCCTCGATGCGATCGCTGCTGGAAAAGAAGACTGGCAAACCTACCTCACCCAATGGAACCGGAATTACTTTGCCCCGGCCCTGGCGCAAGCTATCCAGAAAATTTCATCCTCTGTGGGCAGGCCCCCGACTCCCCCAGCTTCTCCCCAGTCTGCCAAAACCACTCAAAAACCCTGTCCTAAATGTGGCCAATCCCTGGTGAAGGTGCCTTCTAAGTCCACCAAGATTAGGGGCAATCATTTCCTCGCCTGCGATCGGAAGCAGGGGGGCTGTGGTGCAGCCCTATTCTGGAATCCAAAACTTAAGCAATACGAGTTGCCCTACAGTCAGAGAACCCCCGACCCGGAAGCCTTGACAGACTTTCCCTGTCCTGGCTGTAGGGCGTTGCTGGAGCGGTATGCCTATACCAAAGAGGGCAAAACCAAAGTCATGTTACGCTGTGCCATTCCCGAACATCGCCAGGGTAAGTGCAAAGATGTGGCTTTCTTTGAGGGGCGGGATGGCTTTTGGTCTCCCAAGTTTGGTATCCTCAAAACCCCTGCACTTACCGTCGTGGACTGA
- a CDS encoding NAD(P)/FAD-dependent oxidoreductase, producing MTPDYLIVGSGLSALVFGALMAKAGKTVQILEAHEHPGGFGHTFTMAKKYKFNAQLHYVWDCGEGHTVNRVLKKLDLDQIVTFERYDPQGFDHMRMPGYALDIPSDPQDLIQRLSDLFPKEGEAIRKFIHEVQKTSQGLKRLSPPVQPLELLQHLGEVTSTLRYLNSTLQDVFDKFNLPKAAQTLLALQWPDFLLPPDQLSFYAWVILFTGYQQGAFYPTRHFEQVIQSLVQEIEAQGGKILFNYEVTGFIVKNSSVTGVQAINLKTKTTTEFVGNTIVCNMDPKKAAQMIGLEKFSRAVRQKLNYDYSPSNYMAYCVVKDLDLRAYGFGKWNTFHTELQDLNYAFYKMYEKHDFSKPSFAITTPTLLTEYQRDCPENCQIIEFLTVANYAYFKALKEHDPKAYRQKKAEILDAILDVVEKHYVPNFRQHIVFKITGTPTTNERFCWCPNGNSYGSSLTPRNMGMDRLDYRTSLKNFYFCNASSGYPGFAATFWTGALLYQKLSGDVVLGKG from the coding sequence ATGACACCCGATTATCTCATCGTAGGGAGTGGCTTATCTGCACTGGTCTTTGGAGCCCTGATGGCCAAAGCCGGGAAAACGGTGCAAATCCTGGAAGCCCATGAGCACCCTGGTGGCTTTGGCCACACCTTCACCATGGCCAAGAAGTATAAGTTTAATGCCCAGCTTCACTATGTTTGGGATTGCGGCGAAGGACATACGGTGAATCGGGTGTTGAAGAAGCTGGACTTAGATCAGATCGTCACTTTTGAGCGATATGATCCTCAAGGCTTTGATCACATGCGGATGCCCGGTTACGCACTGGATATTCCCTCAGATCCTCAAGACCTGATTCAGCGGCTTTCTGACCTGTTCCCAAAGGAAGGGGAGGCGATTCGGAAGTTTATCCACGAAGTTCAGAAAACCAGTCAGGGCTTGAAGCGCCTCTCCCCTCCAGTCCAACCCTTGGAACTGCTGCAGCATCTGGGTGAAGTGACGAGTACCTTAAGGTATCTCAACAGTACGCTGCAGGACGTTTTTGACAAGTTTAACCTGCCCAAAGCGGCCCAAACCCTATTAGCCCTACAATGGCCAGATTTTTTATTACCTCCCGATCAACTTTCTTTTTATGCCTGGGTGATCTTATTTACCGGATATCAACAGGGGGCCTTTTATCCGACTCGCCATTTTGAGCAGGTGATTCAGTCCCTGGTGCAGGAGATTGAAGCCCAGGGAGGCAAGATTCTGTTTAACTATGAAGTCACTGGCTTTATTGTCAAAAATAGCTCTGTGACTGGAGTCCAAGCCATCAATCTCAAAACCAAAACAACCACTGAATTTGTAGGCAACACGATCGTCTGCAACATGGATCCGAAAAAAGCGGCTCAGATGATAGGTCTTGAGAAATTCTCCAGGGCAGTCCGCCAGAAACTCAATTATGACTATTCCCCCTCCAACTACATGGCTTACTGTGTGGTTAAGGATTTAGATCTGCGTGCGTATGGATTTGGTAAATGGAATACCTTTCATACGGAGCTTCAGGATTTGAATTATGCCTTTTACAAAATGTATGAAAAGCATGATTTCTCCAAGCCCAGTTTTGCAATCACGACCCCTACCTTGCTAACAGAATATCAGCGCGACTGTCCAGAAAACTGTCAAATCATTGAGTTTTTGACAGTTGCTAATTATGCCTATTTCAAGGCCCTAAAAGAACATGATCCAAAAGCTTACAGGCAGAAAAAGGCAGAAATTCTGGATGCTATTTTGGATGTGGTTGAAAAACACTATGTCCCCAATTTTAGACAACATATTGTCTTTAAAATTACGGGAACTCCAACGACCAATGAGCGATTTTGCTGGTGCCCCAATGGGAATTCCTATGGTTCAAGTCTGACCCCTCGCAATATGGGCATGGACAGGTTAGATTACCGCACTTCTTTAAAGAATTTCTATTTTTGTAATGCCTCATCGGGCTATCCAGGATTCGCGGCTACATTTTGGACGGGGGCATTGTTGTATCAAAAATTGTCTGGAGATGTGGTTTTAGGCAAAGGTTAA
- a CDS encoding FAD-dependent oxidoreductase has translation MKIAIIGGGASGMVTAYLLDKKGHHVTVFEKQPILGGHIRTLNYNVQPNQSDCNQRLECGVLEFPRVFHNFLDLMQELKVELEPVDLGSALYLKGGRHFLSSGVIRKNFTGMRWLIESLRLDTLYARSAGFWVNTRFANQKDFYHHPLSQYLKRQCIRNRWLKLLTMYSYSMPFELIDNFPAELAIPALRDYIFVNWVRIKDGVYSYIDKILKSFQGDIFLNVEIAGIFRTPDAVKIMGTNGEIGIFDKLVFATPPDQVMKLLADPTDAEARRFSAWKANWMRTVIHTDTSMYSQYGIRQFSEFDFFETDRGWGYNAYLNQLCGLSSSQAYSLAFDLDSLIAKDKILHIQEHHTPLYTVQSFRYRDEVRDTNGENNTYHVGAYLGDGLHEGAIVSAQRVAQLIG, from the coding sequence ATGAAAATAGCCATTATCGGGGGTGGGGCCAGCGGCATGGTGACAGCATACTTGCTCGACAAAAAGGGCCATCATGTGACCGTATTTGAGAAACAACCTATCTTGGGGGGGCATATCCGGACCCTCAATTATAATGTGCAACCTAACCAATCTGACTGTAATCAGCGTTTGGAATGCGGGGTCCTCGAATTTCCCCGTGTGTTTCACAATTTTCTGGATTTGATGCAGGAATTGAAAGTTGAATTAGAACCTGTTGATTTGGGTTCAGCCTTGTATCTCAAAGGGGGGCGTCATTTTCTATCCTCTGGGGTGATCCGCAAGAATTTTACTGGGATGCGTTGGCTGATCGAATCTCTACGGTTGGATACGTTGTATGCCCGATCGGCTGGATTTTGGGTTAACACAAGATTTGCCAATCAGAAAGACTTTTATCATCACCCTCTTTCGCAATACCTGAAGCGCCAATGTATTCGAAATCGCTGGCTGAAATTGCTCACGATGTATAGCTATTCAATGCCATTTGAACTGATTGACAATTTTCCAGCAGAACTCGCCATTCCAGCACTACGAGACTATATTTTTGTCAACTGGGTCAGAATTAAAGATGGGGTCTATTCCTATATTGACAAGATCTTGAAATCCTTCCAAGGGGACATTTTTCTCAATGTTGAGATTGCAGGGATTTTTAGAACACCGGATGCGGTGAAAATCATGGGCACAAATGGGGAGATAGGGATCTTTGACAAACTGGTTTTTGCGACCCCCCCGGATCAGGTGATGAAGCTGTTGGCTGACCCAACGGACGCAGAAGCCAGACGGTTTTCAGCCTGGAAGGCAAACTGGATGAGAACTGTGATCCATACGGATACTTCCATGTATTCCCAGTATGGGATTCGGCAATTTTCAGAATTTGACTTTTTTGAAACAGACAGGGGCTGGGGATATAATGCTTACTTGAATCAGCTTTGCGGCCTCTCCTCCTCCCAGGCCTATAGTTTGGCATTTGATCTGGATAGCTTGATTGCAAAAGATAAAATTCTGCATATCCAGGAACATCACACCCCTTTATATACGGTTCAGTCTTTCCGATATAGAGACGAAGTAAGGGATACCAATGGTGAGAACAATACTTACCATGTTGGTGCCTACCTGGGCGATGGCTTGCATGAAGGCGCGATCGTTTCAGCCCAGCGGGTCGCCCAGTTGATTGGGTAG
- a CDS encoding tyrosine-type recombinase/integrase → MLSPERSLLRKPNSAYRSREYLTFSEVSQLIAAAELRGRHPLRDRTLLLLMFRHGLRAGEAAPLRWDAVMLDDRSIAINRLKHSVSGVHRLQMDEVEALRELKEKYPDSYYLFVNERGIYLSTGAIAKIIDRAGKLAELPLPAHPHMLRHSCGYYLAEQGLPTRDIQEYLGHRNIQNTVRYTAGNPARFDRIQWQPCQY, encoded by the coding sequence GTGCTCTCCCCAGAACGATCGCTCCTTCGCAAACCAAATTCTGCTTACCGCAGTCGGGAGTACCTCACCTTCAGTGAAGTGTCCCAACTGATCGCCGCTGCCGAATTGCGGGGACGACATCCCCTGCGCGATCGCACCCTGCTGCTGCTCATGTTCCGCCATGGCCTCCGAGCTGGGGAAGCTGCACCCCTGCGCTGGGATGCGGTCATGTTGGACGATCGGAGCATTGCGATCAACCGGCTGAAACACAGCGTCAGTGGGGTGCATCGCCTCCAAATGGATGAGGTGGAAGCCTTACGGGAGCTGAAGGAGAAGTATCCCGACTCCTACTATCTCTTTGTGAATGAGCGAGGAATCTATCTTTCAACCGGTGCGATCGCGAAGATTATCGATCGGGCTGGAAAGCTGGCAGAGTTACCGTTACCCGCCCATCCCCACATGCTGCGCCACTCCTGCGGCTACTACCTGGCAGAGCAGGGCCTGCCCACCAGGGACATTCAGGAATACCTGGGGCATCGCAATATTCAGAACACCGTCAGGTATACGGCTGGGAACCCTGCCAGGTTTGATAGGATTCAGTGGCAGCCGTGTCAGTATTGA